The genome window TTGGAAAAATGGTTGGCGAGACCGTGTAAATCATTTTCTTGGAGAATATCGCTTTTTTAATGTCCGTACTTGAAATTTTTGGCGATTTCCGAAATTCCTTCGTTACTTTCATTACGTACTGAATTAATCCGAAATTCGATAAGGAATAAGTCAACTTATTCAAAAATTGTCCGTAATTTCCGCTAAAACCGACGGTGGGCCGATCGTTAACAGCGTGAATTAAACAAGGTATCGGGCTTACGAGGATAGATTTGCCGGGATTTTCGATTTCCCAAATAATCGGATAAATAGCCTTCCCGCTGAAAATAATTTTATCGGGTTGTTCCTTAACGATAATTTCGCGTTGCCGGGCTACGAGTTCTTTGTTTATATAAAGGGATTTCATGTAAAGCCGAGCATATGCGCCCATTTTTTTTATAATCGATCTTTGGCCTCCCATAGCCATTGCGCCATCATCGCTCTCAATTAAATCGACAAATTCTGGGCCGAGAGAAATGAACTGAGCGCCGGAATCGAGGGCAAGATTTTCGAATTGTTCTGGAAAAGCGCAAACTGCGTTGTGGCCTTTTTCTTTTAGCATTTCGGCGATAGCCAAAAAAGGCTCTATGTCTCCGCGAGTTCCTAGCGATATTAAAAGTACTTTCCGTTTGGTATTCATTGCAATAGAGATTTCCCATTTTCTTGTTTCTTGATTGATTTTCCCATAGCAGAATACATTAAGTCAAGCATCCATCCTGAATACTGCAAATATTCATTGTTCCGCGTTCGCATTACTCCAATATTATCAACAATTCATTGAATCGCAATAATTGTAGATTGGAAATAAACTTACATTGTTAAATGGAAATTTAGCTTTTACAAAGCATTTCTGCGCAAAAATGGCAATTACCTGTCCGCCGATCCGTGCGTCAAATTGGCGCATTTTTTTATTCAGAACTTGATTACTTATTGATTATATTAGATTTAATAATTTGGCATTTTTCTTGTTTGTTGAATGTAAGTGCAAGAGTTAGGAAAAGCAAAATCGAAAGGAGTTAAGACAATGAGAATGTGGAATACATGGCGTGAAATGGAAGAGCTTCGCCGAAGCATCGATCAATTGTTTAACGGCTTTACCCCTACGGCGCCGAGACCTCAGAGCCGGTTCGTTTTCTTGCCTGGCCATTCCGCGCGCGCCTATCCTTCTATCAATATTCATGAAGA of Candidatus Omnitrophota bacterium contains these proteins:
- a CDS encoding nucleotide disphospho-sugar-binding domain-containing protein, which gives rise to MNTKRKVLLISLGTRGDIEPFLAIAEMLKEKGHNAVCAFPEQFENLALDSGAQFISLGPEFVDLIESDDGAMAMGGQRSIIKKMGAYARLYMKSLYINKELVARQREIIVKEQPDKIIFSGKAIYPIIWEIENPGKSILVSPIPCLIHAVNDRPTVGFSGNYGQFLNKLTYSLSNFGLIQYVMKVTKEFRKSPKISSTDIKKAIFSKKMIYTVSPTIFPRPDYWPENTQVLGYHERKKTAHWHPNKRLEKFVADREKILFVTFGSMANPEPEEKTKMIVDILERCQIPAIINTASGGLVELTNYNSDLIHFESGIPYEWIFPKMYAALHHGGSGTTHLALKYGCASMIIPHIIDQYLWDNLISDLGVGPMGISMAKITRQKLETKILDLFHNQSYKANALKASAKMKNEDFKDRLCKAIVE